A genomic window from Pseudomonas alcaligenes includes:
- the pyrC gene encoding dihydroorotase — translation MSDRLTLLRPDDWHIHLRDGAVLQHTVRDVARTFARAIIMPNLVPPVRTAAEAEAYRARILAARPAGSHFEPLMVLYLTDKTTAADVQAAKASGFVHAAKLYPAGATTNSDSGVTSIDNIFPVLEAMAEVGLPLLVHGEVTRAEVDVFDREKRFIDEHLTRVVARFPSLKVVFEHITTGDAAQFVREAPANVGATITAHHLLYNRNHMLVGGIRPHFYCLPILKRNTHQDALLDAATSGNPKFFLGTDSAPHAKHAKEAACGCAGCYTAYAAIELYAEAFEQRNALDKLEGFASCHGPDFYGLPRNTDRITLVREDWVGPTELPLGEQVVIPLRAGEKLRWRLQEDQA, via the coding sequence ATGTCCGACCGCCTTACCCTGCTGCGCCCAGACGACTGGCACATCCACCTGCGCGATGGCGCCGTCCTGCAGCACACCGTCCGCGATGTCGCGCGGACCTTCGCCCGCGCCATCATCATGCCCAACCTGGTACCGCCGGTGCGCACCGCCGCCGAGGCCGAGGCCTATCGTGCACGCATCCTGGCCGCTCGCCCGGCCGGCAGCCACTTCGAGCCGCTGATGGTGCTCTACCTCACCGACAAGACCACAGCCGCCGACGTGCAGGCCGCCAAGGCCAGCGGCTTCGTGCATGCCGCCAAACTCTACCCGGCCGGTGCCACCACCAACTCCGACTCCGGTGTGACCAGCATCGACAACATCTTCCCTGTGCTGGAGGCCATGGCCGAGGTCGGCCTGCCGCTGCTGGTACATGGCGAGGTGACCCGCGCCGAGGTCGACGTATTCGACCGCGAGAAGCGCTTCATCGACGAGCACCTGACTCGCGTGGTCGCGCGTTTCCCGAGCCTGAAGGTGGTGTTCGAGCACATCACCACCGGCGACGCGGCGCAGTTCGTGCGCGAAGCTCCGGCCAACGTCGGCGCAACCATCACCGCCCACCACCTGCTGTACAACCGCAACCACATGCTGGTCGGCGGCATCCGCCCGCACTTCTATTGCCTGCCGATCCTCAAGCGCAACACCCACCAGGATGCCCTGCTGGATGCCGCCACCAGCGGCAACCCGAAGTTCTTCCTCGGCACCGACTCGGCGCCGCACGCCAAGCACGCCAAGGAAGCGGCCTGCGGCTGCGCCGGCTGCTACACCGCGTACGCCGCCATCGAGCTGTACGCCGAGGCCTTCGAGCAGCGCAACGCGCTGGACAAGCTGGAAGGCTTCGCCAGCTGCCACGGCCCGGATTTCTACGGCCTGCCGCGCAACACCGACCGCATCACCCTGGTCCGTGAGGACTGGGTCGGCCCGACCGAGCTGCCGTTGGGCGAGCAGGTCGTAATTCCCCTGCGCGCCGGCGAGAAGCTGCGCTGGCGCCTGCAGGAGGACCAGGCATGA